A genomic stretch from Sporocytophaga myxococcoides includes:
- a CDS encoding M1 family metallopeptidase — translation MRVFLLTLLSLISFSFSFSQDFAHQSPEVPYRSKQNPYYWKNNPPTPGYWQQDVHYYMDVFLDDSNNVLVCPDYKLVYYNNSPFELKELYFHLHNNAFIPGSYYHALNIENDIKVKFGPTEAKGLGTVVDSIRIDGEEVKTIIDNTIMKVNLNKPLKSGDSLIVTMNFKTYFDPSGSMRRRMKLYESFGFKHFDAVHWYPAIAVYDHKFAWETEQHLDKEFYSDFGAFDIKLTLPNNYVLEATGTLLNEKEVLPDTLRQKLDLKNFAKKPLKEAPSIIIPREKGKYKTWVYHAKNVHNFAFTADPLYRIGELMWNGIRVVAIAQEPNAAGWQLSAYFTANVIKVYSQDFGMYAWPKIVVADAKDGMEYSMLTLDNGTYPQHQNLLAHEVGHMWFYGMVGTNETYRAMMDEGFTQFLTVWAMDKIVGEKRARIGKNKYITKHVDSSDTRYENLYYPYINHVVEGYDDALNTHSSDFHGAIRHGGNYGLVYYKAGTMLYNLRYVLGDELFSKAMKHYFNKWKFAHPYPEDFREAIIEYTQTDLNWFFDQWMETTKYIDYSIDDVNRVSKENEYEIKFRRKGSMQMPLDFRVKASDGSIHDFHIPNTWFIKKTNATILPKWYGWGKLNPTYKAEIKLPSPIKTIEIDPTHYLADIDLTNNKAGDGGIKILEFEHRVPNVTSWKVQKNTFRPDVWYNSFDGFQVGPYFKGSYFGKFQYSAGVWFNTGLAQGKNEKDLDLKHQWVAADIYLKRNLSLIWKGLSANSNLYYNAGIANLNAGLEKVVREPDQRASKYSKFFINTKYLITTDNYFVYRLYPEQWGRYQGDFTSGLVNATVNLGYFRYYTYGKGNGEYTFNVRIPSVRSDYNYSYAQLNSINRFTLKKFEFRTRVFGQIGFGDIPLESTLYLASANQEQMLDNRFTQARGFVPNDWLGYGQNTNHFHMGGGLNLRGFAGYLAPEIHTINGQEILVYNYFGNSGAAFNAEIDFDKYIKIPAKGITKNFKVDTYLFSDLGILNTTSSSKNYFGKFRLDAGIGSAVTFKFGPYDMKPVTLRFDMPIFVNTPPAVSDYFKFRYVIGINRAF, via the coding sequence ATGCGCGTTTTTTTATTAACTCTTCTTTCTCTAATTTCATTTTCCTTTAGTTTTTCTCAGGATTTTGCTCATCAATCTCCTGAGGTTCCGTATAGAAGTAAACAAAATCCTTATTATTGGAAAAACAATCCACCTACTCCCGGATATTGGCAACAGGATGTGCATTACTATATGGATGTTTTTCTTGATGATTCCAATAATGTACTTGTTTGTCCTGATTATAAACTTGTTTATTACAACAACTCTCCATTTGAATTAAAGGAGCTTTACTTCCATTTACATAACAATGCCTTCATTCCTGGGTCCTATTATCATGCTTTGAATATTGAAAATGATATTAAGGTAAAATTTGGACCTACAGAAGCCAAAGGACTTGGTACTGTAGTAGATAGCATAAGAATTGATGGTGAAGAAGTGAAGACGATCATAGATAATACGATCATGAAAGTAAATCTCAATAAGCCCCTTAAATCGGGAGATTCGCTTATTGTGACAATGAATTTCAAAACATATTTTGATCCATCCGGAAGCATGAGAAGAAGGATGAAGCTTTATGAATCATTTGGCTTTAAGCACTTCGATGCTGTACACTGGTATCCGGCAATAGCGGTATATGACCACAAGTTTGCATGGGAAACCGAACAACACCTTGACAAAGAATTCTATTCCGACTTTGGAGCATTCGATATAAAATTAACACTTCCCAACAATTATGTGCTTGAGGCCACAGGAACACTACTCAACGAAAAAGAAGTTTTACCTGATACACTTAGACAAAAGCTGGATTTAAAAAACTTTGCCAAAAAGCCATTAAAAGAGGCTCCTTCTATTATAATTCCAAGAGAGAAAGGGAAATATAAGACCTGGGTTTATCATGCAAAAAATGTCCATAATTTCGCTTTCACTGCAGACCCGCTATACAGAATAGGAGAACTGATGTGGAATGGCATCAGAGTAGTTGCTATTGCTCAGGAACCAAATGCTGCAGGATGGCAATTATCAGCTTACTTTACTGCTAATGTAATCAAAGTATATTCTCAGGATTTCGGAATGTACGCCTGGCCGAAAATAGTGGTAGCAGACGCTAAAGACGGCATGGAATATTCAATGCTTACACTGGATAATGGTACCTATCCTCAACATCAAAATCTACTGGCTCATGAGGTAGGACACATGTGGTTTTATGGAATGGTAGGCACCAATGAAACATACAGAGCAATGATGGACGAAGGTTTCACTCAATTCTTAACAGTATGGGCTATGGATAAGATTGTCGGAGAAAAGAGAGCCAGAATTGGTAAAAATAAATACATCACTAAACACGTAGACTCATCAGATACTAGGTATGAAAATCTCTACTACCCCTACATCAATCATGTTGTAGAAGGTTATGATGATGCGCTTAACACCCACAGCTCTGACTTTCACGGCGCTATAAGACATGGAGGAAACTATGGTCTGGTTTATTACAAAGCCGGAACAATGCTCTATAACCTTCGCTATGTTCTTGGAGATGAATTATTTTCCAAAGCTATGAAGCACTACTTTAACAAGTGGAAATTCGCTCATCCTTATCCGGAAGACTTTCGTGAAGCTATTATTGAATACACTCAGACCGACCTCAATTGGTTCTTTGACCAGTGGATGGAGACTACCAAATACATTGATTACAGCATTGATGATGTAAATAGAGTAAGTAAAGAAAATGAATATGAAATAAAGTTCAGACGAAAGGGGAGCATGCAAATGCCATTGGACTTTAGAGTTAAAGCTTCCGATGGCAGTATTCATGATTTCCATATACCCAATACATGGTTTATTAAAAAAACAAATGCAACTATTTTACCCAAATGGTATGGTTGGGGCAAATTAAATCCTACTTATAAAGCTGAAATCAAATTACCTTCTCCGATTAAAACCATTGAGATTGATCCCACACATTATCTTGCTGATATTGATCTGACAAACAATAAAGCCGGTGATGGAGGAATTAAAATACTTGAATTCGAACACAGAGTACCTAACGTTACAAGCTGGAAAGTTCAGAAAAATACATTTAGACCCGATGTCTGGTACAATAGTTTTGATGGTTTTCAGGTTGGACCATACTTTAAAGGAAGTTACTTTGGCAAATTTCAGTATTCGGCCGGAGTCTGGTTTAACACAGGTTTGGCACAGGGCAAAAATGAAAAAGACCTAGATCTTAAACATCAATGGGTGGCTGCTGACATCTATTTAAAACGAAACCTCTCCTTAATCTGGAAAGGATTAAGCGCCAATAGCAATTTATATTACAATGCGGGAATAGCCAATTTAAATGCCGGTCTTGAGAAAGTGGTGCGCGAGCCTGATCAAAGAGCATCGAAGTATTCCAAATTCTTTATCAATACAAAATATCTCATAACTACTGATAACTATTTTGTTTACAGGCTATATCCTGAACAGTGGGGACGCTATCAGGGCGACTTCACATCTGGCTTGGTGAATGCAACCGTTAATCTGGGATACTTTCGTTACTATACCTATGGAAAAGGTAATGGAGAATACACGTTCAATGTGAGAATACCATCCGTGAGATCTGATTATAACTATTCTTATGCTCAGCTAAACTCCATTAACCGATTCACACTTAAAAAGTTTGAATTCAGAACAAGGGTATTCGGACAAATAGGATTTGGTGACATCCCTCTTGAATCTACTTTATATCTTGCAAGTGCAAACCAGGAACAAATGTTGGATAACCGATTTACACAAGCGAGAGGTTTTGTACCAAATGACTGGTTAGGGTATGGTCAGAATACCAATCACTTCCATATGGGAGGAGGTTTGAATCTCAGAGGATTTGCTGGTTACCTTGCACCTGAAATCCATACAATCAATGGGCAAGAAATATTAGTTTACAACTATTTCGGAAATTCCGGAGCTGCCTTTAATGCAGAAATTGATTTTGATAAATATATAAAAATTCCCGCGAAAGGAATTACAAAAAACTTCAAGGTAGACACTTACCTTTTCTCCGATTTAGGTATTCTTAATACGACCTCCTCATCGAAAAACTATTTCGGAAAATTCAGGTTAGATGCTGGTATAGGGTCTGCTGTTACGTTCAAATTCGGGCCATATGATATGAAACCTGTAACCCTCAGGTTTGATATGCCCATTTTTGTAAACACGCCCCCGGCTGTATCTGATTATTTTAAATTCAGATACGTAATCGGCATAAACAGAGCGTTTTAA
- a CDS encoding (Fe-S)-binding protein: MRAVEVNLFVPCSVNHFFPKTGFNTIRLLEHLGCKVHFKENQKCCGLPFLNRGAFDDAMEFGVKFLEENSASVNYTVIPSGACLNMVRNNYKLFFDSSSHRNDYKNARKKTFELSEFIVNVLKVESLKGANFSARAVYHDSCTALNFCQIKDAPRTLLKCINGLELLNFKESSCCGFGANFSLCSSKASENILAKKVEEALVMNADYIISTDYSCLSHYAEYINKIRKPLKVIHLADILAESLLIAQ; the protein is encoded by the coding sequence ATGCGCGCGGTTGAAGTAAATCTTTTTGTACCCTGTTCTGTTAACCATTTTTTCCCAAAAACCGGATTTAATACTATACGATTACTCGAACACCTGGGATGTAAAGTCCATTTTAAGGAAAATCAAAAATGTTGTGGCTTACCTTTTCTAAATCGTGGAGCTTTTGATGATGCAATGGAGTTCGGAGTGAAGTTTCTGGAGGAGAACTCAGCATCTGTTAATTACACAGTTATTCCTTCCGGAGCCTGTCTCAATATGGTTCGTAACAATTATAAGCTATTCTTTGACAGTTCTTCTCACAGGAATGACTATAAGAATGCGAGAAAAAAAACATTTGAACTCAGTGAGTTTATTGTCAATGTCCTTAAAGTTGAGAGTTTAAAGGGAGCCAATTTTTCAGCAAGAGCTGTTTATCATGACTCTTGTACTGCACTTAATTTTTGTCAAATTAAAGATGCTCCAAGAACATTGTTAAAGTGTATCAATGGCCTGGAATTATTGAATTTTAAGGAAAGCAGCTGTTGTGGTTTTGGTGCCAACTTTTCTTTGTGCTCTAGTAAAGCTTCTGAAAACATACTTGCCAAAAAGGTTGAGGAGGCATTAGTCATGAATGCTGATTATATTATATCAACAGATTATTCATGTTTGAGTCACTATGCTGAATATATCAATAAAATAAGGAAACCACTGAAAGTAATTCACCTGGCCGATATACTTGCCGAATCGCTGCTTATTGCACAATAA
- a CDS encoding hydroxymethylglutaryl-CoA lyase, protein MSVVKIIECPRDAMQGIKEFIPTELKIKYINQLLKAGFDTIDFGSFVSPTAVPQMSDTVKVLEQLDLSGSKSKLLAIIANVRGAQDAASHNEIYYLGFPLSLSETFQKRNTNKSIEEAFAQVREIQSICEIHKKEFVVYLSMGFGNPYGDPYDVEYVKDFTGKLFDIGVRIVSLSDTIGIAKKEDLQYLFTSLIPAFPRIEFGAHLHASPFNAVDMVKEAYKAGCRRFDGAIKGFGGCPMAKDDLVGNIPTEKMIEYFISHDINTGVDLNALEEAMAIAGKVFPQ, encoded by the coding sequence ATGTCTGTGGTAAAAATTATAGAATGCCCCAGAGATGCGATGCAGGGCATTAAGGAATTTATTCCTACTGAGCTTAAAATAAAATATATCAACCAACTTCTGAAAGCTGGGTTTGATACTATTGATTTTGGAAGTTTCGTATCTCCTACAGCTGTGCCTCAGATGAGTGACACTGTAAAGGTACTCGAGCAGTTAGATCTTTCAGGGTCAAAGTCAAAGTTGCTTGCTATCATCGCAAATGTAAGAGGAGCGCAGGATGCTGCCAGCCATAATGAAATATATTACCTGGGTTTTCCGCTTTCACTTTCTGAAACTTTTCAGAAAAGAAATACCAACAAAAGTATTGAAGAGGCCTTTGCTCAAGTGAGAGAAATTCAATCCATCTGTGAGATACATAAGAAAGAGTTTGTAGTTTATCTTTCAATGGGCTTTGGAAATCCATATGGAGATCCTTATGATGTAGAGTATGTAAAAGACTTTACAGGAAAACTCTTTGATATAGGCGTAAGAATCGTGTCCCTATCAGATACGATAGGAATAGCAAAGAAAGAAGATTTACAATATTTATTCACTTCTCTGATTCCTGCTTTTCCAAGGATAGAATTCGGTGCACATTTACATGCTTCGCCTTTCAATGCTGTTGATATGGTAAAGGAAGCCTATAAAGCAGGCTGCAGAAGGTTTGACGGAGCAATCAAAGGCTTTGGAGGATGCCCAATGGCTAAAGATGATTTGGTAGGGAATATCCCAACTGAAAAAATGATTGAATATTTTATCTCTCACGACATAAATACCGGAGTTGATTTAAACGCACTTGAAGAAGCAATGGCAATAGCAGGAAAGGTTTTCCCTCAATAG
- a CDS encoding TonB-dependent receptor, whose translation MNNFCKFTFLLTFSFFSILNTLYAQNVYTVSGTIKDKLTNEPIIGVIVSAPSAQAGTMSDENGFYSISIPFDTITLIVEQLGYKKEVIIINLGQDMSLDFLLADDDEHLKEIVIEGNPHKEAINSTQMSKISLSAKDAKQVPVLFGEPDLLKILQLKPGIQSGGEGTSGLYVRGGGPDQNLFVVDNAIVYNPNHLFGLFSIFNTDAVKSIDLYKGDFPAQYGGRLSSVVDVKLNEGSTTKTSVRGGIGLIASRLTVDGPIKKDKASYIISARRTYFDIFTSQLNRMNKNNSSYDPIPAYYFYDLNGKVNYKFDEKNSFYLTGYFGRDVFNYDQNRLDFTFNWGNSVAVGGWNHIFSDKLKVTTSVIYSDYRYNIKNRFKDFSFKLSSMVRDYTIQSDFTYKHSEKHNIKFGIYTSNHRYIVGRLRAGTDDGKVQLGLGSVFSSQEGAIYASDEFDVGVRWKFNTGLRLSLFKNKANYFGGIEPRVAFRYLINEKMSWKGSFARMYQYIHLISNSGASLPTDIWYPSNSTVRPQRSDQVATGLSIIIGDKFYLTDEVYYKWMKRQIDFKDGAMIYSNPNLDQEFVFGKGWAYGNEIYLEKRKGKTTGWVGYTLSWTWKQFPYINNGEKFFARYDRRHDLSIVIVHRLTERLNISGTWVYGTGNAVSLPNGRFIMQDLEGTNIKVIPVYGKRNGFRMPPYHRMDLGLIYKFKPKKEGTESDLTLSIYNIYNRKNAYFIYFDEIQNEFGVTTKFQAKQVSLFPIIPSLTYNFKF comes from the coding sequence ATGAATAATTTCTGCAAATTTACTTTTCTTCTAACGTTTTCATTTTTCAGCATACTAAATACTTTGTATGCTCAAAATGTATACACTGTATCAGGAACTATAAAAGATAAGTTAACCAATGAGCCTATTATAGGAGTAATTGTTTCTGCCCCTTCAGCCCAGGCAGGTACTATGTCAGACGAAAACGGATTTTACAGCATATCAATTCCCTTTGATACCATTACCCTTATTGTTGAACAACTTGGCTACAAGAAGGAAGTAATAATCATCAATCTTGGTCAGGATATGTCTTTGGATTTTTTGCTAGCCGATGATGATGAGCATTTAAAGGAAATTGTGATTGAAGGAAATCCTCACAAAGAAGCGATCAATTCCACTCAAATGAGTAAAATTTCCTTATCTGCCAAAGATGCTAAGCAGGTACCAGTTCTCTTTGGAGAACCTGACCTTTTAAAAATCCTTCAGCTCAAACCTGGTATTCAATCAGGTGGAGAAGGAACTTCCGGTCTGTATGTAAGAGGTGGAGGACCAGATCAAAATCTCTTTGTAGTTGATAATGCAATTGTATATAACCCCAATCACCTCTTTGGCTTATTCAGTATTTTTAATACAGATGCTGTAAAAAGCATCGACTTATACAAAGGTGATTTCCCTGCACAATATGGTGGCAGATTATCATCAGTGGTAGATGTTAAACTGAATGAAGGTAGCACAACTAAAACCTCAGTAAGAGGCGGAATAGGCCTAATTGCGTCAAGACTGACGGTAGACGGACCTATAAAAAAAGATAAAGCATCTTATATCATTTCTGCAAGACGTACTTACTTTGATATATTCACAAGTCAGCTCAACAGAATGAATAAAAACAATTCATCTTATGATCCAATTCCCGCTTATTATTTTTATGACCTGAACGGAAAAGTAAATTATAAATTTGACGAAAAGAATTCATTTTATCTGACTGGATATTTTGGCAGAGATGTTTTTAATTATGATCAAAATCGACTTGACTTCACATTTAACTGGGGAAATTCAGTTGCTGTAGGTGGCTGGAATCATATTTTTTCTGATAAGCTAAAGGTTACTACATCTGTTATTTATTCAGATTACAGATATAACATCAAAAACAGGTTTAAAGATTTCTCTTTCAAACTAAGCTCTATGGTCAGAGACTATACGATACAAAGCGATTTTACATACAAACACTCTGAAAAACATAATATTAAATTTGGTATATATACAAGTAATCACAGGTATATAGTAGGAAGATTAAGAGCTGGTACTGATGATGGTAAAGTACAACTTGGCCTTGGGTCAGTATTTAGTTCTCAGGAAGGTGCCATTTATGCATCTGACGAATTTGATGTCGGAGTTCGTTGGAAATTTAATACCGGACTTCGTTTATCTTTATTCAAGAACAAAGCAAATTATTTTGGAGGAATAGAGCCAAGAGTTGCTTTCAGATACCTTATCAATGAAAAGATGTCATGGAAAGGAAGCTTTGCCAGAATGTACCAGTATATCCATTTAATTTCAAATTCAGGAGCAAGTCTTCCTACTGATATCTGGTATCCTTCCAACAGCACTGTAAGACCTCAACGTTCAGATCAAGTAGCAACAGGCCTTTCCATAATCATTGGAGATAAATTCTATCTGACTGATGAAGTTTACTATAAGTGGATGAAAAGACAGATTGATTTCAAAGATGGCGCAATGATATATTCAAATCCTAACCTGGATCAGGAGTTTGTATTTGGAAAAGGATGGGCTTATGGAAACGAAATATACCTGGAGAAAAGAAAAGGTAAGACCACCGGATGGGTCGGATATACTTTGTCATGGACTTGGAAACAATTTCCTTATATCAATAATGGAGAAAAATTCTTTGCCAGATACGACAGAAGACATGATCTCTCAATCGTAATTGTACACAGGCTCACCGAAAGGCTAAATATCAGCGGTACCTGGGTATATGGAACAGGAAACGCCGTTTCATTACCTAATGGTCGATTTATTATGCAGGATTTAGAAGGCACTAATATTAAGGTGATTCCCGTTTATGGTAAAAGAAATGGATTTAGAATGCCTCCATACCACAGAATGGATCTGGGGTTAATATATAAATTTAAGCCTAAAAAAGAAGGAACAGAGTCTGACCTCACCTTGAGCATTTATAATATATATAACCGTAAAAATGCCTACTTCATTTATTTTGATGAAATACAAAATGAATTTGGGGTCACCACAAAGTTTCAGGCAAAGCAGGTTTCATTATTTCCAATCATTCCTAGTCTTACATATAATTTTAAGTTTTAA
- a CDS encoding DUF4249 domain-containing protein produces MRRIIYLVVCVLLFSCNREKNITVELPEHISQPVVEFYLQPGKPFRLLLTESAGYFDPPQVTPIDEATIEVVHAGKIYYPTPQPFGIDTATRKFYNYSTDKNTVVPLDFDNDFFVSIKDKNGRIIEGRTTIMRPVVIDTISFFTDDPEKAAILVKFQDNPATKDYYRVIVVQDSITGEGKWDQVFNDEAIQSELGGVNSGYILFQGSKVIVQLFHINKDYYDYVTSTKNAADSNGNPFAQPSRIMSNVTGGIGIITGFQPTEKKLIVQ; encoded by the coding sequence ATGAGACGGATTATTTATTTAGTTGTTTGTGTACTTTTATTTTCTTGTAACAGAGAAAAAAATATAACTGTTGAGCTGCCGGAACATATTAGCCAGCCTGTTGTTGAATTTTACCTTCAGCCAGGAAAACCATTCCGTTTATTGCTTACTGAATCTGCTGGCTATTTCGATCCTCCACAGGTAACGCCTATTGACGAAGCTACAATAGAAGTAGTACACGCCGGCAAAATTTACTATCCGACCCCACAACCATTTGGAATCGACACTGCTACCAGAAAATTTTACAACTATAGCACTGATAAAAACACCGTAGTGCCCCTTGATTTTGACAATGATTTTTTCGTGTCAATAAAAGACAAAAACGGAAGAATTATAGAAGGACGCACCACTATTATGCGGCCCGTAGTCATTGATACTATTAGCTTTTTCACCGATGACCCTGAAAAGGCAGCTATACTTGTTAAGTTTCAGGACAATCCTGCAACAAAAGATTACTACAGAGTCATAGTTGTACAGGATTCCATTACTGGGGAAGGTAAGTGGGATCAGGTTTTTAACGATGAAGCCATTCAGAGTGAGCTTGGAGGAGTTAATTCAGGTTATATACTATTTCAGGGGAGCAAAGTCATAGTACAACTCTTTCATATTAACAAAGATTACTATGACTATGTCACTTCGACAAAAAATGCGGCAGACTCCAATGGAAACCCATTTGCACAACCATCGAGGATTATGTCAAATGTAACCGGAGGAATAGGTATTATTACAGGATTTCAGCCAACAGAAAAAAAACTTATTGTGCAATAA